In Simkaniaceae bacterium, a single window of DNA contains:
- a CDS encoding restriction endonuclease subunit S: MSKQNWVITTLNEITEINPTLDKSLFPDDLTVAFVPMPAVEAGTGKIDVNSIRKFGDVKKGYTPFQKNDILFAKITPCMENGKMAIVPTLSNEIGFGSTEFHVLRPREGINPSFIYYFVSSEKFRYDAEHNMMGAVGQRRVPTPYLQNHPVPLPPFAEQKRIVAKIEELFSEIDKGIESLMKAQELLKTYRQSLLKNAFEGKLTETWREKNSSQCYSLKGQAIQKQELQKLPLLPSYWQYVPLSQFIENIDAGKSFKCEEREPTSGEVGVAKVSAVTWGEYNESESKTCKDPNKINPKYYINEGDFLFSRANTIDLVGACVIVRQPQKTIMLSDKTLRIKFNFFDPLYFLLYLRSTYGRNEIMKRSTGNQDSMRNIGQEQIRNIIIPLCSKEEHLEIIKIVTEKLLFVENIEKSICDEIKKSKILYQSILNKAFSGELVFQEANDEPANVLLARIKAKNKIQKPQKKKSKQLQKVAV, encoded by the coding sequence TTGAGTAAGCAAAACTGGGTAATAACTACTCTTAATGAAATCACCGAGATAAATCCAACTCTCGATAAATCTCTATTCCCTGACGATCTCACCGTTGCTTTTGTTCCTATGCCTGCCGTCGAAGCGGGCACTGGTAAAATCGATGTGAATAGCATTCGAAAATTTGGCGATGTAAAGAAGGGATACACTCCATTTCAGAAGAACGATATTCTCTTTGCAAAGATTACTCCTTGCATGGAGAACGGGAAAATGGCCATAGTTCCGACTCTTTCAAATGAAATCGGCTTTGGCTCGACTGAATTTCATGTTTTAAGACCGCGCGAAGGGATTAATCCTTCATTTATTTACTACTTTGTTTCTTCTGAAAAATTTCGATATGATGCTGAACACAATATGATGGGTGCTGTTGGGCAGCGCAGAGTTCCTACTCCATATCTTCAAAATCACCCCGTCCCACTTCCTCCCTTTGCAGAGCAGAAACGTATAGTCGCAAAAATCGAAGAACTTTTCTCTGAAATCGATAAGGGCATAGAAAGTTTAATGAAAGCCCAGGAACTCCTAAAAACATATCGCCAATCCCTTCTTAAAAACGCTTTCGAAGGAAAACTTACTGAAACATGGCGAGAAAAAAACTCAAGCCAGTGCTATAGCTTGAAAGGCCAAGCAATCCAAAAGCAGGAATTACAAAAACTACCCTTACTTCCTTCCTATTGGCAATACGTTCCTCTAAGTCAATTCATCGAAAATATTGATGCTGGGAAAAGCTTTAAATGTGAAGAAAGAGAACCAACTTCCGGAGAAGTTGGAGTGGCAAAAGTAAGCGCTGTGACATGGGGTGAATATAATGAATCGGAAAGCAAGACCTGCAAAGATCCAAATAAGATAAATCCAAAATATTACATTAACGAAGGGGATTTTTTATTTAGCAGAGCAAACACGATCGATTTAGTAGGCGCTTGTGTGATAGTCAGACAACCACAAAAAACCATAATGCTAAGCGATAAAACCCTTCGCATTAAGTTTAATTTTTTTGATCCTCTATACTTTCTTCTCTATCTTCGTTCTACTTATGGCCGTAATGAGATAATGAAAAGGTCGACTGGAAACCAAGATTCTATGAGAAATATAGGTCAAGAGCAAATCCGCAACATTATTATTCCTTTATGTTCAAAAGAAGAACATCTAGAGATCATCAAGATAGTGACTGAAAAACTTTTATTCGTTGAAAATATAGAAAAAAGCATCTGTGATGAGATTAAAAAATCCAAGATTCTGTATCAAAGCATCTTAAACAAAGCTTTCTCGGGAGAACTAGTTTTCCAAGAGGCGAACGATGAACCTGCCAACGTCCTTTTAGCACGTATTAAAGCCAAAAACAAAATTCAAAAGCCGCAAAAAAAGAAATCCAAACAACTCCAAAAGGTCGCCGTATGA
- a CDS encoding DEAD/DEAH box helicase family protein — protein MSYRNQNPEQIARDKIDALLAQAGWIVQSIKKFDPNAGLGIAVREYQTDVGPADYVLFIDKKAVGVIEAKPEDWGHRITTVEEQSSEYATAKLKWVNNNESLPFIYESTGVITRFTDARDPKPRSREVFNFHRPETLNEWLLQRNSIRSRLQQIPLLTEEGLRDCQITAIKNLEQSFKDDRPRALIQMATGAGKTFTAITTIYRLLKHANAKRILFLVDTKNLGEQAEQEFMSFIPNDDNRKFTELYNVQRLKSSSIAKDSQVCICTIQRMYSILKEQPLDESAEEINPAEIAQVKKPIPVVYNGKIPIEFFDFIFIDECHRSIYNLWQQVLDYFDGYLIGLTATPDNRTYGFFKKNVVSEYSHETAVADGVNVGNEIYVIETERTKFGGTIKANQPVQKRERLTRKKRWEQQDEDESYTVKQLDRDIVNPDQIRTVLRAFRDSLPDIFPGRKEVPKTLIFAKTDSHADDIIQTVREEFGMGNEFCKKVTYKNEEDPKSVLAQFRNDYYPRIAVTVDMIATGTDVKPLECLLFMRDVKSHNYFEQMKGRGTRTFGHDELKKVTPSATSAKTHYVIVDAIGVTKSLKTASQPLITKPSVPLKDLAMSIMMGARDEDTVSSLAGRLARLNKQLEEKDLQRIKEQSGGTELSTIIGNLLAAIDPDKIEKKAHDMQPVGTATSPSDADCLRAQEILVGEAANVLNGEMVELLENIRRDKEQTIDHDNLDAVLRAEWDGDAKENAQNLVKEFQEYLEIHRDEIEALSIFYSQPQRRREITYDMIRQVLDKLRQDKPKLAPLRVWMAYAQLEEYKGVQPINELTALVALIRRACGIDKKVSEYSETIRRNFQNWIMKRHSGDSEKFNEEQMAWLRMIRDHIISSFHMDKTDLDMAPFDSKGGLGKMYQLFGNKMDNLIQELNEALVI, from the coding sequence ATGAGCTACAGAAATCAAAATCCAGAACAAATCGCTCGTGATAAAATAGATGCCCTCCTTGCACAAGCAGGATGGATCGTTCAATCAATCAAAAAATTCGATCCGAATGCAGGTCTTGGTATTGCAGTCCGCGAATATCAAACAGATGTTGGTCCCGCCGACTATGTTCTATTCATTGATAAGAAAGCTGTAGGAGTGATCGAGGCGAAACCCGAAGACTGGGGACACCGCATCACAACCGTCGAGGAACAATCTAGCGAATATGCTACTGCTAAGCTGAAATGGGTGAATAACAATGAATCCTTACCCTTCATCTACGAGAGCACAGGGGTAATTACACGCTTTACTGATGCAAGAGACCCAAAACCAAGATCACGCGAAGTATTCAACTTTCACCGCCCCGAAACTTTAAACGAATGGCTTCTTCAAAGAAACTCGATTCGAAGCCGACTACAGCAAATTCCCCTCCTTACCGAAGAAGGATTAAGAGATTGCCAAATCACTGCCATTAAAAATCTTGAACAGTCATTCAAAGATGACCGTCCTCGCGCTCTTATCCAAATGGCCACTGGCGCAGGTAAGACATTTACAGCGATTACCACCATCTATCGCCTTCTAAAACATGCGAATGCAAAGCGAATCCTATTTTTGGTAGACACCAAAAACTTGGGAGAGCAGGCCGAGCAAGAATTCATGTCTTTCATTCCTAACGATGACAACCGCAAATTTACAGAACTCTATAACGTGCAGAGGCTAAAATCGTCCTCCATTGCTAAAGATAGCCAAGTCTGCATTTGCACTATCCAGCGCATGTACTCCATACTAAAAGAACAGCCCTTAGATGAATCTGCCGAAGAGATCAATCCTGCCGAAATAGCTCAGGTAAAAAAACCAATCCCTGTTGTATACAACGGCAAAATTCCCATCGAGTTTTTTGACTTCATTTTTATCGATGAGTGCCATCGTTCAATTTATAATCTATGGCAACAAGTTCTAGATTATTTTGACGGCTACCTCATCGGGTTAACAGCCACTCCAGATAACCGCACCTATGGCTTTTTCAAGAAAAATGTCGTCAGTGAATACAGCCACGAAACAGCCGTTGCCGATGGAGTGAATGTCGGAAATGAAATCTATGTCATAGAAACTGAAAGAACAAAATTCGGCGGCACCATCAAGGCCAATCAACCAGTTCAGAAAAGAGAGCGTCTGACCCGCAAGAAAAGATGGGAGCAACAAGATGAAGATGAGTCCTATACTGTTAAGCAGTTAGACCGCGACATCGTAAATCCAGACCAGATCAGGACCGTATTGCGTGCCTTTAGAGATAGTTTACCGGATATTTTCCCTGGACGAAAGGAAGTGCCAAAAACACTGATTTTTGCAAAAACTGACAGTCATGCCGACGATATCATTCAAACTGTCCGAGAAGAATTTGGGATGGGGAATGAATTTTGCAAAAAAGTCACTTACAAGAATGAAGAAGATCCAAAATCAGTCCTCGCTCAATTTAGAAACGATTACTATCCTCGGATTGCGGTCACTGTAGACATGATCGCTACCGGCACAGACGTGAAGCCCCTCGAATGTTTATTGTTCATGAGAGACGTAAAGAGTCATAACTACTTCGAGCAGATGAAGGGGCGTGGGACACGCACATTTGGCCATGACGAATTAAAGAAAGTGACCCCCTCTGCAACCAGCGCAAAAACACATTATGTCATCGTTGATGCCATTGGAGTTACAAAATCCCTGAAAACTGCGAGCCAGCCTTTAATCACCAAACCTTCAGTGCCCTTAAAAGATTTAGCAATGAGCATCATGATGGGAGCGAGGGATGAGGATACGGTCAGCTCGCTGGCTGGTAGATTAGCGCGTCTCAATAAGCAGCTTGAGGAAAAGGATCTTCAGCGAATTAAAGAACAATCAGGCGGCACTGAGCTAAGCACTATCATAGGCAATCTCTTAGCTGCCATAGACCCCGACAAGATCGAAAAGAAAGCTCATGACATGCAACCAGTTGGAACCGCTACTTCACCAAGCGATGCAGACTGCTTGCGAGCTCAAGAGATTCTTGTAGGTGAAGCAGCTAATGTCCTGAATGGAGAAATGGTTGAACTCTTAGAGAATATTCGCCGTGATAAAGAACAGACGATCGACCATGATAATCTGGATGCCGTTCTACGTGCAGAGTGGGATGGAGACGCCAAAGAAAATGCTCAAAATCTGGTAAAAGAGTTCCAAGAATATCTGGAAATCCATCGAGATGAGATTGAGGCTCTTAGCATATTTTATAGCCAGCCTCAAAGACGTCGTGAAATCACCTATGACATGATCCGCCAAGTCTTGGACAAACTACGCCAAGATAAGCCAAAACTTGCCCCCTTGCGCGTATGGATGGCCTATGCCCAACTTGAAGAATACAAAGGCGTCCAACCGATTAACGAGCTCACTGCTTTAGTTGCTCTTATACGCCGTGCTTGCGGAATCGACAAAAAAGTGTCTGAATATTCTGAAACAATACGACGTAATTTTCAAAACTGGATCATGAAGCGACATAGTGGTGATAGTGAAAAGTTTAATGAAGAACAAATGGCTTGGCTAAGAATGATTCGCGACCATATTATCAGTTCTTTCCATATGGATAAAACAGATCTTGATATGGCCCCTTTTGACTCCAAAGGAGGCTTGGGGAAAATGTATCAGCTTTTTGGGAATAAAATGGATAATTTAATACAGGAATTGAACGAGGCATTGGTTATTTGA
- a CDS encoding site-specific integrase — protein sequence MKGIDKRTHKDGTVSYRARVRIKGHPVLIQSFTSKTLAMKWKRDTESAVEQGKYAYDKPGSKNTLAELIDRYIERVLPSKPKNARNVRQHLLWWKQELGHCLLSDIKPSLIAQKRDELLSGLTCKGKIRSSTTVVRYLASLSHVFAIAVKDWEWIQENPIMKISKPKISNGRTRFLNDDEKERLLSACRESESKGLYPIVILALSTGMRRGEIMNLKWGDIDLGRGSIFLQTTKNGERRFIPLVGTALDLLRSKYANQAVNSLVFPAPHAPCKPIDIRSAWETALSKAGISNFRFHDLRHTAASYLAMNQASLLEIGTLLGHKTVQMTKRYAHLSNAHIHSAAVGLNEKLFSSKK from the coding sequence GTGAAAGGCATCGACAAACGCACCCATAAAGACGGGACGGTTTCCTACCGCGCCCGCGTTCGAATCAAAGGACATCCGGTCCTCATCCAATCATTCACTTCCAAAACCCTCGCGATGAAATGGAAACGCGATACCGAATCAGCTGTTGAACAAGGCAAATATGCATATGACAAACCCGGCAGCAAAAATACTTTAGCGGAGCTGATCGACCGCTATATCGAAAGAGTTCTTCCGTCAAAGCCAAAAAATGCAAGAAACGTCCGCCAACATCTTCTCTGGTGGAAACAAGAACTTGGACATTGCCTCCTTTCAGATATTAAACCAAGCCTCATTGCGCAAAAGCGGGATGAACTCCTTTCAGGACTGACTTGTAAAGGCAAGATTCGTTCTTCCACAACCGTGGTTCGTTATCTTGCCAGCCTCTCTCATGTCTTCGCTATCGCGGTTAAGGATTGGGAATGGATCCAGGAAAATCCCATCATGAAAATCTCAAAGCCGAAAATTTCCAATGGAAGAACTCGCTTTCTCAACGATGATGAAAAGGAAAGGCTGCTATCTGCCTGCCGAGAAAGCGAATCAAAAGGACTCTACCCAATTGTTATACTAGCTCTTTCAACGGGCATGAGGAGAGGCGAAATCATGAATCTCAAATGGGGTGATATCGATCTGGGCCGAGGTTCGATCTTCTTACAAACCACAAAAAATGGTGAGCGGCGTTTTATCCCTCTTGTCGGAACAGCTCTAGATCTTTTGCGTTCAAAATACGCCAATCAAGCCGTTAACTCTCTAGTATTTCCTGCTCCACATGCTCCATGTAAACCTATCGACATCCGCTCTGCTTGGGAAACCGCTCTAAGCAAAGCAGGCATTTCAAACTTTCGCTTTCACGACCTTCGACATACAGCTGCTTCCTACTTAGCCATGAATCAAGCGAGTTTGCTAGAGATCGGAACTCTTTTGGGCCACAAAACCGTCCAAATGACCAAGCGGTACGCCCATCTCTCGAATGCACATATCCATTCAGCAGCGGTGGGCCTAAATGAGAAATTGTTCAGTAGTAAAAAATAA
- the sat gene encoding sulfate adenylyltransferase, giving the protein MKKIFCYLFSVFIGMAFATPSIPNIKKVEINAFSAAEVELILNNGYAPLTGFMGSQDYHSILETMRTKENHFWPIPITLPIKSSIAANLQAGEDILLVDETNFPLACMHIEEIYDPKPENESLALFNTTDDSHPYIFQLLNRKVKYLAGPINAVGKYPLSPFHFYISTPEQIHTWKKENNITTLVGFQTRNPLHAAHVTAIRSSIESLKEIPNKALLLHPTIGSTQKGDIPPSVRMRCYESILPEFSDMHLKLSAIPLPMRMAGPKEALLHALVRKNYGCTHFIVGRDHAGPSVRKKDGSPYFGLSDSLDLALKHQNDMGISILPCHEFFYVPEENAYKQKKDISPDQHIESISGTQLRQKLKNNESIPTWFSYPQVIDILKNYFGASRGFCVYLTGLPASGKSTLCQLLKNHIEELDRFQRRVVILDADIIRKHLNAELGFSKEDRSKNVRRIGYVASKIVEAGGICLIANIAPFEADRQFNRKQISKQGGYFEVFVNVPISACIDRDPKGLYHASMKGYLSRMTGISQEYEIPQSADIVIDNHQDLNRVMDKLKSEISPLITHYLSTQKQSLEGKGTIE; this is encoded by the coding sequence ATGAAAAAAATTTTTTGTTATTTATTTTCAGTCTTCATTGGCATGGCCTTTGCGACACCATCGATTCCCAATATCAAAAAAGTTGAAATCAATGCCTTTTCAGCAGCAGAAGTAGAACTCATTCTCAACAACGGATACGCTCCTCTAACCGGCTTTATGGGATCACAAGATTACCATTCCATTCTCGAAACAATGAGAACAAAAGAAAATCACTTTTGGCCCATCCCCATTACACTTCCAATCAAATCCTCCATCGCAGCCAACCTTCAAGCAGGCGAAGATATTCTCCTTGTCGACGAAACAAACTTCCCATTGGCATGCATGCACATTGAAGAAATTTATGATCCGAAACCGGAAAATGAATCTCTTGCACTATTTAACACCACCGATGATTCCCACCCCTATATTTTTCAACTGCTTAACCGCAAAGTTAAATACTTAGCAGGCCCAATCAATGCCGTTGGAAAATACCCCCTTAGCCCCTTTCATTTTTATATCTCAACTCCCGAACAAATCCATACGTGGAAAAAAGAAAATAACATCACTACACTGGTTGGCTTTCAAACACGCAACCCCCTGCATGCGGCCCATGTAACAGCCATCCGATCTAGCATTGAATCTCTGAAAGAGATCCCGAATAAAGCACTGCTTCTTCACCCAACAATTGGATCAACACAAAAAGGAGACATCCCTCCTTCCGTTAGAATGCGCTGCTATGAATCGATTCTCCCTGAGTTTTCAGATATGCATCTAAAACTTTCAGCCATTCCTCTTCCCATGAGAATGGCCGGCCCTAAAGAAGCGCTCCTCCATGCACTTGTACGCAAAAATTATGGCTGTACCCACTTCATTGTCGGTCGAGATCACGCCGGCCCCTCAGTGCGCAAAAAAGACGGCTCTCCTTACTTTGGCCTATCCGATAGTTTAGATCTCGCTTTAAAACACCAAAATGATATGGGCATTTCAATCCTTCCCTGTCATGAATTCTTCTATGTACCGGAAGAAAATGCATATAAACAAAAAAAAGATATTAGCCCGGATCAGCATATTGAAAGTATTTCAGGGACGCAGCTTCGTCAAAAACTCAAAAACAATGAATCAATCCCTACCTGGTTCTCCTACCCTCAAGTCATCGATATCCTAAAAAACTACTTTGGAGCCAGCAGAGGTTTTTGTGTCTATCTTACAGGGCTTCCCGCCTCCGGTAAATCAACACTTTGCCAACTTCTTAAAAACCACATCGAAGAACTCGATCGCTTTCAAAGAAGAGTCGTGATCTTGGATGCTGATATTATCCGAAAACACCTCAACGCCGAACTGGGGTTTTCTAAAGAAGATCGCTCTAAAAACGTGCGTCGCATCGGCTATGTCGCCTCTAAAATTGTCGAAGCGGGAGGTATTTGCCTCATCGCAAATATCGCCCCATTTGAAGCTGACCGCCAATTCAACCGCAAACAAATCTCAAAACAGGGCGGCTATTTTGAAGTCTTTGTCAATGTTCCTATCAGCGCATGTATCGACCGCGACCCTAAAGGGCTCTATCATGCAAGTATGAAAGGATACCTATCTCGCATGACGGGAATTTCTCAAGAATACGAAATCCCACAAAGCGCAGATATCGTCATTGATAATCACCAAGATCTCAACCGGGTGATGGATAAGCTCAAAAGCGAAATCTCTCCCCTGATCACCCACTATCTCTCAACTCAAAAACAGAGTCTTGAGGGAAAAGGGACAATCGAGTAA
- a CDS encoding HlyD family secretion protein, whose protein sequence is MENNEPPKEKKKSLFQSLKKWVIVGLCLGVLGAGILLYLVKASQYAYTRDAQIEGYFVNISPDILARIMTLEVDEGDFVKPGQLIAQLQDDILLSERRESESNILKLQERLKFDEAYYLKVKNDYARAEQGIIDRVISAQEFDHKQKDFEMADAQFKFSNANLQHAIRQLEVINTKLTHTVIVAPMEGMIAKRWVLSGDVMSPGQTMFTMYDLENVWVLARLEEEKIAKVRIGDRVKINVDAYPKVEFEGEVFTIKGAAASNFSLIPQDNATGNYTKVAQRIPIKISIKRPKNFPKNEPLYLLPGMSVEVKIYTAH, encoded by the coding sequence ATGGAAAATAATGAGCCCCCAAAAGAAAAAAAAAAATCTCTTTTCCAAAGCTTGAAGAAATGGGTGATTGTTGGATTGTGTTTAGGCGTGTTAGGAGCGGGTATTCTGCTTTACTTAGTTAAAGCTAGTCAATATGCCTATACGCGAGATGCTCAAATTGAGGGGTATTTTGTGAACATAAGTCCCGACATTTTAGCTCGGATTATGACGCTTGAGGTCGATGAAGGAGATTTTGTTAAACCGGGACAATTAATAGCGCAACTTCAGGATGATATTCTACTTTCCGAAAGAAGAGAAAGTGAGTCGAATATTTTAAAATTACAAGAGAGATTGAAGTTTGACGAGGCCTATTATTTGAAAGTGAAAAACGATTATGCAAGAGCAGAGCAGGGGATTATTGACCGGGTCATTTCTGCTCAAGAATTTGATCATAAGCAGAAAGACTTTGAAATGGCAGATGCCCAGTTTAAATTTTCAAACGCAAATCTACAGCATGCTATTAGGCAGCTCGAAGTCATTAATACAAAGCTCACGCATACGGTGATCGTGGCTCCGATGGAGGGGATGATTGCAAAACGGTGGGTTTTATCGGGAGATGTCATGAGTCCGGGTCAAACAATGTTCACAATGTATGATCTTGAAAATGTTTGGGTCTTAGCTCGACTTGAGGAGGAAAAAATTGCAAAGGTAAGAATAGGGGATCGCGTTAAAATCAATGTTGATGCCTATCCGAAGGTTGAGTTTGAGGGGGAAGTTTTTACGATCAAAGGAGCTGCCGCTTCCAATTTTTCATTAATTCCCCAGGATAATGCAACCGGAAATTATACAAAAGTTGCTCAGCGAATCCCGATTAAGATTTCAATTAAAAGGCCAAAAAATTTTCCTAAAAATGAGCCGCTTTATTTATTGCCGGGGATGTCTGTAGAAGTTAAAATCTATACGGCTCATTGA
- a CDS encoding TolC family protein, producing MGLICELIVRLRGLIAFFSLVAFPLFSVGEVGYIVDLQMAEEIALENNQQLLAMNELYKRVKEAKFESISKWLPEVSAISQLYDNQKIQLLGSAKRTFVTQLSLTQALFSTNKYFDVKLASLQIEHLKLLLEALENDILFDVRSLYYKIALDHEQIQTAKEHIDILTSLSRQMQDQYQIGTQIILNVNQSKVAVANAMTIYYQRIKDLRSDRDAFVELLGYEPGEIELDIADVSIPVRGVDELRDRIERVDEIFASVGEGTTIYKEGFPKTQELVMHNLFNISDIVSWEEIARQKNPLLKSRSNEIAIANENVKKSLGEYFPSINFVANFGGEPNPFNPYPEPTIGSQQFQWGLGLELRWMIFDGLGRESRVKQSRYLRSAKEYEYHHSRQSTMKEIRDQIYLIEEGIASFATAEGNIYLSDQTLLQAKDQFDIGYITIYDYETAINSVIEARNKVSQSAFDLIHAYYGLRHVSGIDLKQAREYGK from the coding sequence TTGGGTTTAATTTGTGAATTAATTGTGCGATTGCGTGGATTGATTGCTTTTTTTTCTTTGGTTGCTTTTCCGCTTTTTTCTGTGGGAGAGGTAGGCTATATTGTTGATTTGCAAATGGCTGAAGAGATCGCTCTGGAGAACAATCAACAGTTACTTGCCATGAATGAGCTCTATAAACGAGTCAAAGAGGCAAAATTTGAATCTATTTCTAAGTGGCTTCCCGAAGTGAGCGCGATTTCTCAGCTCTATGATAACCAAAAGATTCAGCTGCTTGGAAGTGCTAAGCGCACTTTTGTCACGCAACTCTCATTGACGCAGGCCCTTTTTTCAACAAACAAGTATTTTGATGTGAAACTCGCATCACTGCAAATCGAGCATCTGAAGCTATTACTTGAGGCTCTTGAAAATGACATCTTATTTGATGTAAGGAGCTTGTATTATAAAATTGCCCTTGATCATGAACAGATTCAAACGGCTAAGGAGCATATTGATATTCTGACAAGTTTAAGCCGACAGATGCAAGATCAATATCAGATTGGAACGCAGATCATCTTAAATGTGAACCAGAGCAAGGTCGCCGTAGCCAATGCAATGACGATTTATTATCAAAGAATCAAGGATTTACGGTCAGATCGCGATGCGTTTGTGGAGCTTCTTGGTTATGAACCGGGTGAAATAGAACTCGATATTGCAGATGTATCGATTCCGGTCAGGGGGGTTGATGAGCTACGCGATAGAATTGAGCGTGTGGATGAGATATTTGCGAGCGTGGGAGAGGGGACTACAATATATAAGGAGGGATTTCCCAAGACTCAAGAGCTTGTTATGCATAATTTGTTTAATATTAGTGACATAGTATCTTGGGAGGAGATAGCGCGGCAGAAAAACCCCTTGTTAAAGAGCCGCTCTAATGAGATTGCTATTGCCAATGAAAATGTTAAAAAAAGTTTGGGGGAGTATTTTCCCTCGATCAATTTTGTTGCCAATTTTGGGGGTGAGCCCAATCCCTTTAATCCATATCCTGAGCCTACAATTGGTAGCCAACAATTTCAGTGGGGCTTAGGGCTTGAATTGAGGTGGATGATTTTTGATGGGTTGGGAAGAGAGAGTCGAGTGAAGCAATCCCGCTACTTGAGAAGTGCCAAAGAGTATGAATACCACCATTCAAGGCAGTCGACAATGAAAGAAATTCGCGATCAAATCTATTTAATCGAAGAGGGTATTGCAAGTTTTGCGACCGCTGAAGGGAATATTTATCTTTCGGATCAGACCCTTTTGCAAGCAAAAGATCAATTCGATATTGGCTATATTACAATTTATGATTATGAGACGGCAATTAATAGCGTGATTGAAGCGAGAAATAAGGTGAGTCAATCGGCATTTGATCTTATTCACGCTTATTATGGTCTTAGACATGTGAGTGGAATCGATTTAAAACAGGCGAGGGAGTATGGAAAATAA
- a CDS encoding PD-(D/E)XK nuclease family protein, with translation MKKKGFDPQDTKPFKLSRSKIELFCECPFCFYLDRKLGVAQPGGFPFNLNSAVDYLLKKEFDFYRAKGEAHPLMIKHQIDAIPFQHEKLDEWRKNLKGISYLHEPTRFLVAGAIDDVWITPSGELIIVDYKATSKAGEINLDADWQISYKRQMEIYQWLFRKNGFSVSPTGYFVYCNGKKDVPTFDECLKFEISVIPYLGDDSWIEPKLLEIQAVLTASQPPSSHATCSLCSYRIATQTELGAVLA, from the coding sequence ATGAAAAAAAAGGGCTTTGATCCACAAGACACAAAACCATTCAAATTAAGCCGATCAAAGATCGAGCTTTTTTGTGAATGCCCCTTTTGCTTCTACCTCGATCGCAAACTTGGAGTTGCGCAACCTGGAGGATTTCCGTTCAACCTCAACTCTGCCGTTGACTATCTCTTGAAAAAAGAATTCGATTTCTACCGAGCAAAAGGCGAAGCCCATCCGCTGATGATCAAACATCAAATTGATGCAATCCCTTTTCAACATGAAAAACTTGATGAATGGCGAAAAAATCTGAAGGGCATTTCCTACTTACACGAACCGACTCGATTTTTAGTGGCAGGAGCCATTGATGACGTTTGGATCACTCCTTCTGGAGAACTGATCATCGTGGACTACAAGGCGACCAGTAAAGCTGGAGAAATCAACTTAGATGCAGACTGGCAAATTAGCTACAAAAGGCAAATGGAAATTTACCAATGGCTATTCAGAAAAAACGGATTCTCAGTTTCCCCGACAGGCTATTTTGTTTACTGCAATGGCAAGAAAGATGTTCCCACATTTGACGAATGCCTAAAATTCGAGATCTCGGTCATCCCTTATCTTGGCGATGATAGTTGGATTGAGCCTAAATTACTTGAGATTCAAGCTGTGCTAACCGCTTCTCAGCCCCCATCCTCTCATGCCACATGTTCCCTCTGCAGCTATCGAATTGCTACCCAAACAGAATTAGGGGCAGTCCTGGCATGA